Proteins co-encoded in one Sporosarcina sp. FSL K6-1522 genomic window:
- a CDS encoding S66 peptidase family protein, which yields MIKRLEKGDTIGIFTPSSPATVTSLQRFERAKSFLESKGFVIVEGKLTGQSDVYRSGSPKARAEELNELLRAPNIKMIMSTIGGTNSNSMLPYIDYEAFKQNPKLVVGYSDATAVLLALYAKTGISTYYGPSLIPSFGEFEPLVNDTYQYFEQYFMQETELPYEVPMPPFWSDEPVNWLEKTTEKTLVNNAWVTGHSGIAEGRLIGGNVNSMYGFIGSPYFPPIERGDILLIEDCMKNASIVEKNFAMLKMQGFFDKVSGIILGKHELYDDLGTGKQPLDLLIEQLDGMVIPILADFDTCHTHPMHPLAIGKQVKLDAGAKKVFCTENWL from the coding sequence ATGATAAAACGATTAGAAAAGGGAGATACAATCGGTATTTTTACACCATCTTCACCCGCAACTGTTACTTCGTTGCAACGTTTTGAACGCGCGAAATCTTTTTTAGAATCCAAAGGGTTTGTTATTGTAGAAGGTAAGTTGACAGGACAATCTGACGTTTATCGCTCTGGCTCACCTAAAGCACGTGCAGAGGAATTAAATGAGCTACTAAGAGCTCCGAATATAAAGATGATTATGTCCACAATCGGTGGTACAAACTCAAATAGTATGTTGCCATATATTGATTATGAAGCATTTAAGCAAAATCCAAAGTTAGTCGTTGGATATTCAGATGCAACGGCTGTTTTACTCGCCCTTTATGCAAAAACAGGTATTTCAACATATTATGGACCTTCTCTAATTCCGTCGTTTGGTGAATTTGAACCGCTCGTAAATGATACTTATCAATATTTCGAACAATATTTCATGCAAGAGACAGAGTTGCCCTATGAAGTGCCAATGCCTCCATTTTGGTCAGATGAGCCAGTGAACTGGTTAGAAAAAACGACAGAGAAAACGCTTGTTAATAATGCGTGGGTGACTGGTCATAGTGGTATTGCAGAAGGACGATTGATAGGTGGTAATGTGAATTCGATGTATGGATTTATAGGTTCTCCCTATTTTCCTCCAATTGAACGAGGGGATATTTTATTAATTGAGGACTGTATGAAAAATGCTTCAATTGTCGAGAAGAATTTTGCGATGCTAAAAATGCAAGGTTTTTTTGATAAAGTTTCTGGTATTATTTTAGGTAAACATGAACTGTATGATGATTTAGGTACGGGCAAGCAGCCATTAGACTTATTAATAGAGCAATTAGATGGAATGGTGATTCCGATTTTAGCCGACTTCGATACATGCCACACACACCCAATGCATCCATTAGCTATTGGCAAACAAGTGAAGTTAGATGCAGGTGCAAAAAAAGTGTTTTGTACGGAAAACTGGCTATGA
- the sirA gene encoding sporulation inhibitor of replication protein SirA yields the protein MRSYGIYKVKEMYQPFIIGRERLLYDLLKEGGQQNESMPEVHYLCDRLKKETIDDAIITNLGKSFTSIECQNGQYKLTHPVKGSIFISLSAYSLSVYCDGSRMLDLDLFVALSGAHDRFFAIMDGHGEWGWLKPVKYTELRTREATVLL from the coding sequence TTGCGATCATATGGAATTTACAAGGTGAAAGAAATGTACCAGCCATTCATCATTGGACGTGAGCGGCTATTGTATGATTTGTTAAAAGAAGGCGGGCAGCAAAATGAGTCTATGCCAGAAGTGCATTATTTATGTGATAGGTTAAAAAAAGAGACGATTGATGATGCCATCATCACGAACTTAGGGAAAAGTTTCACATCGATTGAATGCCAAAATGGGCAATATAAGTTGACGCATCCTGTGAAAGGTTCAATTTTCATTTCGTTGTCTGCTTATTCGCTATCGGTTTATTGCGATGGGTCGCGTATGCTAGATCTCGATTTATTCGTCGCCTTGTCGGGGGCACACGATCGCTTTTTTGCCATCATGGACGGCCATGGAGAATGGGGCTGGCTCAAACCAGTGAAATATACAGAACTTCGAACGAGAGAAGCAACTGTGTTGTTATAA
- a CDS encoding methionine gamma-lyase family protein, whose protein sequence is MLVNEQNDFVMAKAEAAEDKLTPFFKAVEKTAFTNQRKVLAAFRKNMVSDFHLTGSTGYGYDDSGRDVLEQVYADVFGAESCLVRNQIISGTHAISISLFGILRPGDELLYVTGKPYDTLESIVSGKGKDTGSLQDYGISYKHIDLNEDGSVNFDEVAKNIHSKTKMIGIQRSKGYSDRPSFMVDEIGEMVRKVKAINPELVVFVDNCYGEFVEDKEPTQVGADLMAGSLIKNPGGGLVRTGGYIAGRADLVEQCAYRMTSPGLGAEAGASLDTLLEMYQGFFLAPHVVSQAVKGALFTAALLEDFGLTTSPHYTAKRTDLIQSVSFANADQMIAFCRTIQANSPINAHYAPEPSYMPGYTDDVIMAAGTFIQGSSIELTADGPIRPPYTAYVQGGLTYEHVKAAVLSSVEQLISDKLIEE, encoded by the coding sequence ATGCTAGTAAATGAACAAAACGATTTTGTAATGGCGAAAGCGGAGGCAGCTGAAGACAAGCTCACTCCGTTCTTTAAAGCAGTTGAAAAAACGGCTTTTACTAATCAGCGGAAAGTACTTGCGGCATTCCGTAAAAATATGGTCAGTGATTTTCATCTAACCGGGTCAACGGGCTATGGTTACGATGACAGCGGACGAGATGTGTTGGAGCAAGTTTATGCAGACGTTTTCGGGGCGGAATCTTGCCTTGTGCGCAATCAAATTATTTCAGGCACGCATGCGATTTCAATCAGCCTTTTCGGCATTCTTCGCCCAGGCGATGAACTGCTGTATGTTACGGGCAAACCATACGACACGTTGGAATCCATTGTCTCAGGCAAAGGGAAAGATACGGGATCACTACAAGACTACGGCATTTCATACAAACATATCGATTTGAATGAAGACGGTTCCGTCAATTTCGATGAAGTGGCGAAGAACATTCATAGTAAGACGAAAATGATTGGGATTCAGCGTTCGAAAGGCTACTCAGATCGTCCTTCCTTCATGGTGGATGAAATCGGTGAAATGGTTCGTAAAGTGAAAGCCATCAATCCAGAGCTCGTCGTTTTCGTTGACAACTGCTACGGAGAATTTGTGGAAGACAAAGAGCCAACGCAAGTAGGCGCTGATTTAATGGCGGGTTCACTCATAAAAAACCCAGGTGGCGGCCTCGTGCGAACAGGTGGCTATATTGCGGGGCGGGCTGATCTTGTTGAGCAATGTGCGTACCGAATGACTTCACCTGGACTCGGCGCAGAAGCGGGGGCATCACTTGATACACTACTTGAAATGTACCAAGGCTTCTTCCTTGCGCCACATGTCGTTAGTCAAGCAGTAAAAGGTGCTCTATTTACAGCGGCTTTGCTGGAAGACTTCGGCTTGACGACATCGCCACATTATACAGCTAAACGAACAGACTTGATCCAGTCCGTGTCGTTTGCCAATGCGGACCAAATGATCGCTTTCTGTCGGACAATCCAAGCGAATTCACCAATCAATGCGCATTACGCACCAGAGCCATCGTATATGCCAGGCTATACGGATGATGTGATTATGGCGGCAGGGACTTTCATTCAAGGTTCCAGCATTGAACTAACAGCAGATGGCCCGATTCGACCGCCTTATACGGCATATGTCCAAGGTGGGCTAACGTACGAGCATGTCAAGGCAGCTGTTCTGTCCTCTGTTGAGCAACTAATCAGTGACAAATTGATTGAGGAATAA
- a CDS encoding hydroxymethylglutaryl-CoA lyase, with product MFILPNNVTIIEVGPRDGLQNEKKQVHEQDKLAFIGALQGAGITEMELTSFVSPKWVPQMADAKAIVEKTQRIGRQFVLAPNAKGAELALAAGAQSVAVFVGVSNSFNQKNINRSTDDSMQALEPVIANLKAKGIFVRACISTAFYCPYEGKIDPTAVIALCKRFVAMGADELSVADTIGMANPQESYALFKTLKEELPDVYLTAHFHDTRKMAMANIFAALQAGVDRFDTSAGGLGGCPFAPGATGNVATEDVVHMLDTLGIETGVDVKKVCQAVGVIAPHVSRPIDTGMYRLFENDQL from the coding sequence ATGTTCATTTTACCAAACAACGTGACAATTATCGAGGTCGGACCTCGGGATGGACTACAAAACGAAAAAAAACAAGTCCATGAACAGGATAAACTAGCATTTATCGGGGCACTACAAGGGGCTGGCATTACGGAAATGGAGCTTACTTCGTTCGTATCGCCAAAGTGGGTGCCGCAAATGGCGGATGCTAAAGCAATCGTTGAAAAAACGCAGCGCATTGGACGACAATTTGTCTTGGCACCGAATGCCAAAGGGGCCGAGTTGGCGTTAGCTGCTGGTGCTCAAAGTGTCGCTGTCTTTGTAGGGGTCAGTAATTCATTTAATCAAAAAAATATTAACCGCTCTACGGATGACAGTATGCAAGCGCTCGAACCCGTTATCGCAAATTTGAAAGCGAAAGGTATTTTCGTACGCGCCTGTATTTCAACTGCGTTTTATTGTCCGTACGAGGGTAAAATAGATCCAACAGCGGTCATCGCGTTATGTAAACGGTTCGTCGCAATGGGAGCAGACGAACTAAGTGTGGCAGATACCATTGGCATGGCCAACCCACAAGAAAGTTATGCGCTGTTTAAAACGTTGAAAGAAGAATTGCCAGACGTCTACCTTACAGCCCATTTCCACGATACTCGAAAGATGGCAATGGCGAATATTTTTGCCGCACTGCAAGCTGGTGTTGACCGTTTCGACACGTCTGCTGGCGGGTTAGGAGGCTGTCCATTTGCACCGGGTGCTACAGGCAATGTTGCAACAGAAGATGTCGTCCACATGCTTGATACACTCGGTATTGAAACAGGTGTTGATGTGAAAAAGGTTTGCCAAGCGGTCGGTGTCATTGCACCACATGTATCACGACCCATTGATACAGGAATGTACAGGTTGTTTGAAAACGACCAGTTGTAA
- a CDS encoding LysM peptidoglycan-binding domain-containing protein — MTVIKNNSYILLIFAVCIGFAVMGVMKQEKEQPYTEVTIYEGDTLWSLALHHAEDQPAEQWIKEVMAMNGLATTTIRSGDDLRLPAAVTIGREPVPTQIAGGSR; from the coding sequence ATGACAGTGATTAAAAACAATAGCTATATTCTACTGATATTTGCCGTGTGCATTGGATTTGCAGTGATGGGCGTCATGAAACAGGAAAAAGAACAACCTTATACAGAAGTTACGATTTACGAGGGCGATACATTATGGAGTTTGGCGTTGCATCATGCCGAAGATCAGCCAGCAGAGCAATGGATTAAAGAAGTGATGGCCATGAATGGTCTTGCGACGACAACAATTCGTAGCGGCGACGACTTACGCTTGCCCGCAGCTGTTACAATAGGAAGAGAGCCGGTACCAACACAAATAGCAGGGGGAAGTCGATGA
- the tkt gene encoding transketolase, which yields MTQQIDQLAINTIRTLSIDAIEKANSGHPGLPMGAAPMAYTLWTKHMHHNPSNPQWFNRDRFILSAGHGSMLLYSLLHLGGYGLPMEEIKNFRQWGSLTPGHPEYGHTVGVEATTGPLGQGIGMAVGMAMAEKHLAATYNKPGFDVVDHYTYALCGDGDLMEGVAAEAISLAGHLQLDKLIVLYDSNDISLDGDLGMSFSENIRKRFESYGWNYLRVEDGNEVDQVSNAIETAKGHTGGPTIIEVKTVIGYGSPNRAGKSDAHGMPLGADELKLTKEAYKWTFEEDFHVPEGVYETFQEAAEKLGAQKENQWNELFASYEAEHAELAQQLQDAIAGKLPEDFEQSLPTYEAGTSHATRSASGDAINAIAKTVPSFFGGSADLAGSNKTTIKGSGDFLPTDYSGRNIWFGVREFAMGTALNGMALHGGLHVFGGTFFVFSDYVRPAIRLSALMGVPVTYVFTHDSVAVGEDGPTHEPVEHLAALRAMPGLSVIRPADANETAAAWNIAVSSDSTPTALVLSRQNLPTLPKSGELALEGVKKGAYTVSPATKEQADAILIATGSEVGLAVSAQAQLLAEGIDVAVVSMPSWDLFDRQDEAYKQSVLPKNVKKRVGIEMAVSLGWHKYVGDEGAILSIDTFGASAPGDTVIKEYGFTEENVVTTVKSLLNNE from the coding sequence ATGACACAACAGATTGACCAACTTGCTATTAATACAATTCGTACACTCTCGATTGATGCGATCGAGAAAGCAAATTCCGGACACCCGGGCTTGCCGATGGGTGCAGCGCCAATGGCTTACACGCTTTGGACAAAACATATGCACCATAATCCATCAAATCCTCAATGGTTTAACCGCGACCGTTTCATCCTTTCAGCAGGACACGGCTCAATGCTTCTCTACAGCTTACTTCACCTAGGAGGCTATGGCCTTCCAATGGAGGAAATTAAAAACTTTAGACAATGGGGATCACTAACACCTGGTCACCCTGAATACGGCCACACAGTGGGTGTTGAAGCGACAACAGGTCCACTTGGGCAAGGAATCGGTATGGCTGTCGGTATGGCAATGGCGGAAAAACACCTTGCGGCAACATACAACAAGCCAGGTTTTGACGTTGTTGACCATTACACATATGCACTATGTGGAGATGGCGACCTAATGGAAGGTGTTGCAGCTGAGGCCATTTCACTTGCTGGTCATCTGCAGTTGGACAAACTGATTGTACTTTACGATAGTAACGACATTTCACTAGATGGCGATCTTGGCATGTCCTTCTCTGAAAATATTCGCAAGCGTTTTGAATCATACGGCTGGAATTACCTACGCGTAGAAGATGGCAACGAAGTTGACCAAGTTTCCAATGCAATTGAAACAGCAAAAGGCCACACAGGCGGTCCAACAATTATTGAAGTGAAAACAGTCATCGGCTACGGTTCACCGAACAGAGCTGGAAAATCAGATGCACACGGTATGCCACTTGGTGCGGATGAATTGAAACTGACAAAAGAAGCATACAAATGGACGTTTGAAGAAGACTTCCACGTTCCGGAAGGTGTCTATGAGACATTCCAAGAAGCAGCAGAAAAACTTGGGGCTCAAAAAGAAAACCAGTGGAACGAATTATTTGCGAGCTATGAAGCAGAACACGCAGAATTAGCACAGCAATTACAAGATGCGATTGCTGGTAAACTACCAGAAGACTTTGAACAATCGTTGCCAACGTATGAGGCAGGTACATCACATGCAACACGTTCTGCATCTGGTGACGCGATTAATGCTATCGCTAAAACAGTGCCATCATTCTTTGGTGGAAGTGCGGACCTTGCAGGCTCTAATAAGACGACAATCAAAGGTTCAGGCGATTTCCTACCAACAGACTATTCAGGTCGCAATATTTGGTTCGGCGTGCGTGAATTCGCAATGGGGACAGCACTGAACGGTATGGCGCTACACGGCGGCTTGCATGTGTTCGGCGGTACGTTCTTCGTATTCAGTGACTATGTGCGTCCGGCAATCCGACTATCTGCACTAATGGGGGTTCCTGTTACGTATGTATTCACACACGACAGTGTAGCCGTTGGAGAAGATGGCCCGACACACGAGCCGGTTGAACACCTTGCTGCATTACGTGCAATGCCAGGTCTATCGGTTATCCGTCCAGCTGATGCCAATGAAACAGCAGCTGCATGGAATATCGCAGTGTCATCGGACAGCACACCAACTGCATTGGTCCTTTCACGTCAAAACTTGCCGACATTACCGAAGTCAGGTGAACTTGCGTTAGAAGGCGTTAAAAAAGGTGCATACACGGTTTCACCAGCTACGAAAGAACAAGCGGATGCGATTTTAATTGCAACGGGTTCTGAAGTCGGCCTAGCTGTTTCAGCACAAGCACAATTATTGGCTGAAGGCATCGATGTAGCGGTTGTTTCTATGCCTTCTTGGGATCTATTCGACAGGCAAGACGAAGCATACAAACAAAGCGTATTACCGAAAAACGTGAAAAAACGTGTAGGGATTGAAATGGCTGTATCTTTGGGCTGGCATAAATATGTCGGTGACGAAGGCGCAATTCTTTCAATCGACACATTCGGTGCAAGTGCACCTGGTGACACAGTCATCAAAGAATATGGCTTTACAGAAGAAAATGTTGTGACAACTGTTAAATCACTACTCAATAACGAATGA
- a CDS encoding alpha/beta fold hydrolase, with translation MKRRVLYITGVISGIFTAIITVLGFFVTNKLMFLKLKDADLIMKREILAKRFDEHWYETVRKEDMWIDSPNGYRLRAVFLKPLDTTKTVIICHGVTENKINSMRYARLFERLGFNSVVYDHRRHGESGGKTTSFGYYEKSDLQAIVQAVRKRIGKRALLGIHGESMGAATSILYAGTYEDEANFLIADCPFSDFSEQILHILRTETPLRTSMMLRIANVFLKMRDGYSTNLISPREVVKNITIPVLFIHSMEDDFILPYMTEELYAAKEGDKMLKLFPKGAHAKSYNENPVQYEQTIQAFLSRFGFAN, from the coding sequence ATGAAACGGCGGGTTCTTTATATCACGGGTGTGATTTCAGGTATTTTCACTGCAATCATCACCGTGTTAGGATTTTTTGTTACGAATAAGTTGATGTTTTTAAAGTTAAAAGATGCCGATTTGATTATGAAACGGGAAATTCTTGCGAAGCGTTTCGATGAGCATTGGTATGAAACGGTTCGCAAGGAAGACATGTGGATTGATTCGCCAAATGGTTATCGTTTACGAGCGGTTTTTTTGAAGCCGCTCGACACAACTAAAACGGTCATTATTTGCCACGGGGTCACCGAAAATAAAATCAATTCCATGCGATACGCCCGCCTGTTTGAACGTCTCGGCTTCAATTCTGTTGTCTACGATCATCGACGCCACGGGGAATCGGGCGGAAAAACAACGAGCTTCGGTTATTATGAGAAAAGCGATTTGCAAGCCATCGTCCAGGCTGTACGTAAGCGTATCGGGAAACGGGCATTGCTCGGCATCCACGGGGAATCGATGGGCGCCGCAACGTCCATTTTATATGCTGGGACCTATGAGGATGAAGCCAATTTCTTAATTGCAGATTGCCCATTTTCGGATTTCTCCGAGCAAATTCTTCATATTTTGCGAACCGAAACGCCGCTTCGTACATCGATGATGCTGCGAATTGCCAATGTATTTCTCAAAATGCGGGACGGCTATTCGACAAATCTTATCTCACCGCGCGAAGTTGTCAAAAACATTACAATTCCCGTCCTGTTCATTCATAGTATGGAGGATGATTTTATCCTTCCATATATGACCGAAGAATTGTACGCGGCCAAGGAAGGCGACAAAATGCTCAAGCTCTTCCCAAAAGGCGCACACGCCAAGTCTTATAATGAAAATCCCGTGCAATATGAGCAAACAATCCAAGCATTTCTTAGTCGTTTCGGCTTTGCGAATTAA
- a CDS encoding VOC family protein: protein MKIHRMDHVGVIVNDLSAAKDFFLDFGLEVQGEWEMEGELISQVFGLNDVKVACVGLGTPDGQVWIELIKFYNPSDERDIQQPFANTPGIRHIAFAVEDIEAVVAKLEKNGTKIFSEILHYEDSYKLCYCRGPEGIILELAERIK from the coding sequence ATGAAAATCCACAGAATGGATCATGTAGGTGTAATCGTAAATGATCTCTCTGCCGCTAAAGATTTTTTTCTCGACTTTGGCCTTGAGGTGCAAGGGGAATGGGAAATGGAAGGAGAGTTGATAAGTCAGGTATTTGGGCTTAATGACGTTAAAGTAGCATGTGTAGGATTGGGGACGCCAGACGGTCAGGTATGGATAGAGCTCATCAAATTTTATAATCCGTCAGATGAAAGAGACATTCAGCAACCTTTTGCAAATACCCCGGGTATCCGCCATATTGCATTTGCTGTTGAAGATATTGAAGCTGTTGTTGCCAAATTGGAAAAGAACGGTACGAAAATCTTTAGTGAGATCCTACACTATGAAGACAGTTATAAATTATGCTACTGCCGTGGACCAGAAGGCATTATTTTAGAGTTGGCGGAGCGAATCAAATAA
- a CDS encoding trimeric intracellular cation channel family protein → MAWDVFSIIGTAAFAISGAIVAMEEEYDIFGVYILGMVTAFGGGAVRNLLIGVPVSVLWEQESLFIVATLLITLIFFFSKYLLSHWNRWGTYFDAVGLGAFAIQGAMLAMQLHMPLYAVIVAAVLTGAGGGVIRDLLAARRPLVFKEEIYAVWAAIAGLVVGLGIFESDLDLYALLVLTAGMRILSLIFHWKLPQRKIHASQR, encoded by the coding sequence TTGGCTTGGGACGTTTTTAGTATTATTGGCACCGCGGCATTTGCCATTTCCGGCGCGATTGTCGCAATGGAAGAAGAGTATGATATTTTCGGTGTCTATATATTAGGCATGGTGACAGCTTTCGGCGGAGGTGCTGTGCGAAATTTACTCATTGGGGTACCCGTATCGGTTTTATGGGAGCAGGAATCGCTATTTATTGTCGCAACATTGTTAATCACCCTCATTTTCTTTTTCTCGAAATACTTACTTTCTCATTGGAATCGATGGGGGACCTACTTCGATGCGGTTGGTTTGGGGGCATTTGCGATTCAAGGTGCCATGCTTGCTATGCAGCTCCATATGCCGCTGTACGCAGTAATTGTTGCAGCTGTTCTGACAGGAGCAGGTGGCGGCGTGATTCGGGATTTACTGGCGGCAAGAAGGCCGCTCGTCTTCAAGGAAGAAATCTATGCGGTGTGGGCAGCCATTGCCGGGCTTGTTGTGGGACTTGGCATTTTTGAAAGTGATCTTGATCTTTACGCACTCCTCGTTCTGACAGCAGGTATGCGTATTTTATCGTTGATCTTTCATTGGAAACTGCCTCAGCGGAAAATACATGCTTCACAACGTTAA
- a CDS encoding DUF896 domain-containing protein, with protein sequence MLSADKIKRINELSKKSKTTGLSIEEAKEQTQLRKEYLESFRSSMRGTIEQVKIIDPDGNDVTPDKVKQARNSKYLN encoded by the coding sequence ATGCTTTCAGCTGATAAAATCAAACGTATTAACGAGCTTTCGAAAAAGTCAAAGACAACAGGTCTCTCAATCGAAGAGGCGAAGGAGCAGACCCAATTACGCAAAGAGTACTTAGAATCGTTCCGTTCGTCGATGCGTGGCACGATTGAACAAGTAAAGATTATTGATCCAGATGGCAACGATGTAACACCTGACAAAGTAAAACAGGCGCGTAATAGCAAATATTTAAACTGA
- a CDS encoding YneF family protein → MGTVWWILIVIVALIGGVALGFFIARQYMMKYLKENPPINEDMLRMMMMQMGQKPSQKKINQMMNQMNKMSDKPEKKAKK, encoded by the coding sequence ATGGGTACAGTATGGTGGATCCTAATTGTTATCGTAGCCTTAATCGGAGGTGTGGCCCTCGGATTTTTCATTGCACGTCAATATATGATGAAATATTTGAAAGAGAACCCGCCCATTAATGAGGATATGTTGCGCATGATGATGATGCAAATGGGACAAAAACCTTCACAAAAGAAGATTAACCAGATGATGAATCAAATGAACAAAATGAGTGACAAACCTGAGAAGAAAGCTAAGAAGTAA
- a CDS encoding recombinase family protein, with product MTKSTKQCIIYCRVSTEKEAQEMSLARQEEELIALADELDFTLVGTFKDQHSGYDIDREGLLSLLDFVRDEHVDAVLIQDETRLGRGNARMAVLHLLAKTGTTILSRNDSGPLALNEMDTMLLEILAIVEEYQRKLHNAKIRRGMKRAVREGYRPENNLRNRGNAEGRERIDVPISEIVALREKGLTYEEITGVLKGLGHDISKATVHRRYKEFQLEQEG from the coding sequence ATGACGAAATCTACAAAGCAATGCATTATTTATTGTCGAGTGAGCACCGAAAAAGAAGCACAGGAAATGTCGCTTGCTAGGCAGGAAGAGGAATTGATTGCGCTAGCTGATGAACTTGACTTTACCCTTGTGGGGACATTTAAAGATCAGCATAGTGGCTACGATATTGATCGTGAAGGGTTGCTCAGTCTCTTGGATTTCGTTCGGGATGAGCATGTCGATGCGGTTTTAATCCAAGATGAGACGCGACTTGGGCGCGGCAATGCGCGGATGGCCGTGCTCCATCTGTTGGCGAAAACGGGAACGACGATTTTATCGAGAAATGATAGCGGACCACTTGCGCTCAACGAAATGGATACGATGTTGCTTGAAATTTTAGCCATTGTGGAAGAGTATCAGCGCAAGTTGCACAACGCTAAAATCAGGCGGGGAATGAAGCGTGCCGTGCGGGAAGGCTATCGCCCTGAAAATAATTTAAGGAACAGGGGAAATGCGGAAGGACGCGAACGCATCGATGTACCGATTAGTGAAATTGTGGCATTGCGTGAGAAAGGGCTGACCTACGAAGAAATTACAGGCGTGTTAAAAGGACTTGGACATGATATCAGTAAAGCGACCGTCCATCGTCGATATAAAGAATTTCAACTTGAGCAGGAAGGCTGA
- the lexA gene encoding transcriptional repressor LexA yields MKKISKRQEDILSFIKDEVKKKGYPPSVREIGEAVGLASSSTVHGHLARLESKGFIRRDPTKPRAIEILDPEGLEALKPGVLHVPLVGKVTAGLPITAIENIEEYFPLPESFGTPEDKLFMLEIVGNSMIEAGILNGDHVVVKQQQTAHNGEIVVAMTEDDEATVKRFFKEKDYFRLQPENSSMDPIIVDNVSILGKVVGVYRLIH; encoded by the coding sequence TTGAAAAAAATTTCAAAGAGACAAGAAGACATTTTATCTTTCATCAAAGATGAAGTGAAGAAAAAAGGATATCCACCATCCGTAAGGGAAATTGGTGAAGCAGTCGGTTTAGCTTCGAGTTCGACAGTCCATGGACATCTTGCCCGCTTAGAAAGCAAAGGGTTCATCAGACGGGACCCGACAAAACCGAGAGCAATTGAAATCCTCGATCCTGAAGGACTAGAGGCGTTGAAACCGGGCGTGCTCCACGTGCCACTTGTTGGCAAAGTAACAGCTGGGCTACCGATTACAGCGATTGAAAATATTGAAGAATACTTCCCGTTGCCGGAGTCATTCGGCACACCTGAAGACAAGCTGTTCATGCTTGAAATCGTTGGGAATAGTATGATTGAAGCAGGAATTTTAAACGGTGACCACGTTGTCGTCAAACAACAACAAACAGCGCATAACGGGGAAATCGTTGTTGCGATGACTGAAGACGATGAAGCGACTGTAAAACGCTTCTTCAAAGAGAAAGATTATTTCCGTCTTCAGCCGGAAAACTCGTCAATGGATCCAATTATCGTCGATAATGTTTCCATTCTTGGTAAAGTTGTCGGTGTGTACCGCTTAATTCATTAA